Genomic segment of Arachis stenosperma cultivar V10309 chromosome 4, arast.V10309.gnm1.PFL2, whole genome shotgun sequence:
tgaacaaattataaaaaatataaaacaaaccTTATGGTCATTCATCTCAGCAGCAGCCTCAAAACATTAATAACAGAGTATCATCCCAGATTGTTGAACAATATACACAGAAAACGATTAATCTCATAACCCACAGGCCTAGCATCAACCATGAACACAACTTTTTGTGCAAAACACTTGAAATGAGTTTCAATGGAACAACTTTGCAATAAGATCCctaaaaaccaaaaattaaagaaaaaaaaaacacaaaatactTAACAAATacgtcaataataatttatgttttgtCTAGGAACTACAAAAGAAACAAAGTTACTATATCTATATTCATATACTAATTAAAACCACAATTGGATGACAACCTGACTCAACTCTGGGTGATTATCCAAAAACCTCGAGCATGTTGTCTTTATTATTTGGACAACTTCACGATCtttaagaacaaaaatattgttCCCATTTGAATGAGACACTACAACCTTCAAGCAGAACCTTCCAAATCATGAGCAAACAACGAAAACTTCAGTTAACATTGAAATAATAAATAGTtacaaaaacagaataaaatgAAAGAACAAAACACCTTCGGACAGCATCAATGCATTGAAGCTGACATAGATCAcatgataaaatattttattacttGACAACAGAACCACATAAACAAGTTGAGAACCACCACTTATGATTCTTCAAGACAGATGATATAGTTCccagaataaaaacaaaaccaCCCTGCAACAAAGAAAAAAGGATTACAgcatttaaaatttcaaataatttacaaaactattattttctaattgTTCAAGTTATGATATAACAAGACTAACAAAAAAATGATTTAAGAGATTTTATTGcaaatgagaggaaaaaaaTACATTCTCAGAATCAGAATAACAGCGGTTCGGTGAAATAAGATCAGTGATAATATCTTCAATAGTTTCTGATTGAATAGCATTATCACAAACTACTTGAGTCTTGTAATCTTCGCCAGTTGCATACTGCAAGTAGCTATCATACATTGGTGGAAAAATGGGACCTTGAAACATTGCCTGGGATAAGTTGGTTAAAATAAGCATCGAATCCATtggttcaaaaaaaaaaaaaaagcgatTGCATCAACATGTTGTAAGATAAGGTGAGGAATCATACATTGATATAATCATCGACTGCAACTGGTTCTTGATTATGACTAAAGACATTCACAATTTTAAAGCAACTGGAGTAATCTGCATTAACTGTAGAAACAACTTCAACCTTGAAAATTTTCTTCTCTCCAACAACATGATCAAACATTTGTGGAGAATATGACCGACAAACCTTAGGAGGTTAATATAAAGGAATCAATAAACTTGTAcacaaattcaataaaaaagattaaatgTGCTTCGGTATGAAAGAGTTCATACTGCAAGCACACCAGGATCAACTGGAAATTCATCTTCTATGCTAAGAAATGCTTCAGAACAGGTTCTTCCAAATAGTTTTGTTGCCGCATTatcaaacaaaacaaacaaaacagtACACTAGCATCCTGAATCTTTACCCGAATCCCGTATCTAACACAATTAACAACCAAGAATCATAACTATAACCAAAAAATCTGCTTAACAACACATAGAGTGGCGCATAacaaagaagcaacaaaaatccattagattttaattaatatattctaAAATAAGGTTACATATGAACTCACTTGACCATAACATGCTCAACACATGAACCACAAGAATCACAAAAGTAGAGATCCTCATGCTCAACAACAGCTTGACCACACACACATGTGTAGTACCACCAATCTGGTTCATCCATAACTTCCTTAATTGTCCCAATAACAAAGTAATGAGAATCctgtaaaatttaaaaaaaaatgatatacTATACAATAATCATTAACAAAACAGCTTACAAAACCCAAGACAGATGTTTAAGAAATTCAAgattaactattaaataaaGAGTTTGCCAATCTAAAGTAGTACCCCATTATCTGAATGAAGATCTTGAATATTACTGATCTCTTTGGAATTGAAATAATCACCATCAACTTTAGAAACTAAGTATCCAAGGTCATTGGTCACAAGGCTTGAGAATCCATAACTGGCTACACTAAATCTACACACAAGATACAATAACTAATCTTCATAACACAAAACAAATACAACACAAACAAAATAACCATGGCAGCTTCTACATTTTCAATATTTTGATCACAACTAACCTGCTTAGGAACTCAACGGCCTCAGGAATGTCAGGATTAATGAATAACCTAGAGACATCTATCATATTCTGTAGGATTACCCCACCTGCATGCAAGAATCCTATTTTATTAGCCTGAAACCATATCCACATTAGAAAGTAAGAAAACAGACAGCTAaatatagagtaaaaataaGCTGAATATGGGTGAAAACTAACCTTCAATGGCTTTGATTTTAAAAGACTCGAGAACAACCAGGGGAGATCTTccatatttttgtaatttatcaTATTCTAACAAATCACAAGCATTTCCACACATGCATTGTACCCTTTTGCTGAACAGATAAGTTTCAAAAGATCAAAAGGATCTAACTATATATTATTCGTATAAACATAAAAACTGGAAGAAAAAAAACAGAACCAATAGAAGATAGCTACTGATATAGGAGACAGTGAGAGAGATATTACCCATCAGAAAAGACTTCTAGCACCACTACTTTCACCAGCTTCCCATATGATGCCACATCTCTTTCTTTTCGAACACCAGTAATAATCCCAACAAAGTCTATAATAAGATTGAAACATATACAAATTTGAATCAGAAGCCACACATTTTAAAACACAATACATGATAGTAAAAGGGAAGAGCAAGAAACTTGTACGAACCAATCAGGAAATTGTGATCCTTTGTCATTTGATCAATTTCATCTAATGATGAAAAACACAGACCCGAATGAGGTATCCTTGGAGATACCAAAACACAGACGTGTTGTATTGGAACAAAAGTCTGAACCGATGTTTTGTCACCCTGTTCAAACCAGTGTTGGGTACAACGGTAAAATGGGTCATCAAGTACACAATTCCTTCATTGAGAGACAAGGCAAATTTGATATTAGCTGATCTCTAATGGTGGCCTGGATCTTGTGTAACTGCAGTTGAAAAAAATGCTTCATATTTGAATATATAACTATTTAGGTATACAAAAAGCATAACAacaattgattaaaaaaaaataaaacaacaaaacatATCAGTTTGGAACCTTCCCTTATggatattataaaaataaaaaataaaaactgcaacaacctaaagaaatgctaacataaaataaaactaCCTTCTCATCCATTAAGATATGCAACAGATTTTGAGAAGAATCCAAAGCAGGATTCTTGTGGTACCACATCTTGACAACTTTAACATGCAATTTCATGATTCTCTCCACGGAGTGATTTTGTCCACCAGATCAACACGGTCATTCATTCCGAAAATATGAAAGATAAGAACACCAAAAGTAGAAATATAAACAAAAGAACTCAGAACTAAGATGAGCAGATAAACAAAAAAGTTGGGTTATAAACTCCCAATGTAACAAACACTCAAGATTACAATGTAAGCTTCACATATAGGACAGAGATAGACTAATAGGATATAAGATTGATATAACCACACACATCATTTAGGAAGATATCACAAGTTACCAAATACTCATGGGAAAATAGCAAAAACAATATGGGAAGAGGTCTGATACAAATTACCAAATACCACATATAGTTGATTAGACAATTCACAGTAAAGCAAAAAGAGAATTTCATCAGTCAACTATACCAAACATTACAGTTAGCTTCAGTCCAACAGTAAAAAggaaattatataatttataatgaGCAAACCCCCCTCCCCCAAGAAGTAAATTATTTCACAGAAACTCCAACAGCACAAACATAGGAGAGAACCATTGATTTACTAAAACAATTAACAATCACCATGAATAAATCAGAAACTaaacaactaaaaatcaaatgaTAGATCCAGAAAACACCAACAATTAACAcaaaaaagaaattcaaattGGAGAATGAATCGAGAAACAGATTGAACAGGGGCGAATGGAACCATAGCCCACATATACCTCTGGAATCGCGGTGACAATATCTGCTATCCAAATCCGAGAAGTCGACATGGAGAGTGAGGCATCCTCGACAGAGAGAGATAGAGCAACCCTGGGGAGAAAGGAACAGAAAACAACGGATTAGAAGAACAACCTCATGGTGGAATCGAATGCAGAGATAGCCATAGCTTCTCTGCATGTGACCAGAACCGAGGAGGGAAGCCGAAATCTCAGTCGAGGATGGCGGCGGTGATCATCCGACGGATGGAGATTTGGTTAGGGATAGACGAACACCGCGTGAGGCAGAAACGTCTTTTAGGATCCCTAATAACCCCAAATTGATGAACTTGATGATAAAATTAGAATGACCTCACTTTAATTAACTTTAGCTTTTAATTGAGATAAttatactaataaaaaaaaaatgcaaccAAGTCTTTTTTGAGTCataggaaaaaaaaattaaatcgaTAATTGTTATATTTCatttattattatgaaaaatcaatgtattaaaaaaatactttaaattgaattttgaaaaataacagTTGTTCATCTATTAAATAGATATTTaaggtaaaaaaaataaaacaaaataaattgaaatttggATAAATTCATAAGAATAATATAAAGtagttataaatattttagttgaaaaaaaaatatcaaatttaaagAAGTagataattaagtttttaataaaattttatattttaataaagatATAGAGTCCGTTTACAAAACTTTAGGAGTAACTTTCTTTAACTTTTAACTTATGTAAAGTAGTAATATTAATGTATGATACAATCTTAAAAACCAACTTGCAACCTTTTAAGAAGCAATTTAAAAGcttataaacaaaattaaaaaagaatcaCTTCTCACataattcatttaattttcatcagatttatataaaataaacttttataaaaacataataattttgattaatagatggaaatattttttattaataaattaatataatttcttccatttttttaggaaaaataaTATCAGAAAATATTGATAAACTGTAACAGACATAATATCTTGCTGCATAATTAAtagtttaaataaaaatactataacaGTAtctaaaatagtataaaattattttgaaccaaaacaaaatatttaaaatattagatatcaaattagaatttttactaaatattaaaataaaaataataaaaaaatagatagcAGAAGCCACCAAGAATAATTGATACATACATTTTAAAAAAGTTACCTAAAATATATTTCAtagaaataacaaaataaaataaattgtataGACGAGTGTAGTTacgattaaaataattttttgttttataacaCTAAAATGAAACTTACATGGTATCATATAACTTTTCTTGCTATACGAAACAAATCTTATTTGAGACTCAATGAGAAAATCCCTAACATGCAATGAATGACAAGGACCAAACACCAAAGAAACAAAGACTATACAGAAGATTTGGTAGGGCAGCTAGAACTAAATCGGGAAATAAAAACAAAGGGGCTTAGGTCAATTTGATGATTACTTGATCAACTAAATCCACAAGAAAAGGGGGCCTGCACGAAGGAATCGCGAAAAAAAGACAATGACAACGAAAGCAAAGAGCAGCACATGCACCCTTCCTGAGGAGAAAGCCACGCTGGAAAAGAACCTACAACTTGCATGTGTGTGGGGCTAAATGAAGATAGCTTTCCATATCAGAGATGAAACCCACGCGCATGCTAATATATAGTAATATACCCTATATTTATAAATCGTATGAATACTCTTCTTTCATAACATACTTTGATTTCATGAAATAGAATATAACAGTCATAAAATATGGTGCACCTACTGCACACAAAATGGTTGAGACTATTGTACACATACCATAGAGAAACTGTCCTAATAAACAAAACATACACcaaaataaaaactataaaTTACAGAGATAAGATTGAATGTATTAAAAGAAACTACATTATATCTTATCAAAACTTTCGTAAATACAAATTTTCAGTACTAACAGGATCAACTAATGCATCACCACAAACTAAAATCTTAAGACCATTTATTCCTAACTCGGGAAACAGCTACATAAAGTTGACCGTGACAAAACACAGGACGACACTAACAGGATCAACTAATGCATCACCACAAACTAAAATCTTAAGACCATTTCATTCCTAACTCGGGAAACAGCTACATAAAGTTGACCGTGACAAACACAGGACGACGCAAGAACAAACCGACTGTTGTTAATCATATTCATCTACTGATAAAAACTTTATCCCCAACATTGCTACCAGAAACATATCCGCACCGATCACTTTCTCCCTAAATCTCGCAAACAAGTCGGGTACCATTACACAAACCCCCAACTGGATCAATATTCCTCAACAAAATAATAGGCACACCTATTTTCAACTTCAATGAATGATTAGGTAGACCAGAACACCTAATCTGATTCAAGAATTCAACATTTATCCAATCAACATCAACATCAGAATAAACATCACTACCACATATCGAATCAGCACTAAGATAATTTTTCTCCTCCCCGGGCAACAAGTcaacaatataattatttatctcTTCAACATTGTCAACAGTCGGAGCCAAAATTGCCCTATCCTGGAAAAAACTTGGATCACGAAAATTCTGAACCAAATTCGGATAAATTGTATTTACAATATCCTCCACTGGATTTTCCAACACAGGAATTATTAAATCAGAAGGAATCTCAACAAAAAGTTTATCATTGACCACTGTTCCACACCGACCTTCACCAATCTGAAGTATCCAATCTGAAAATGACCTTAACTCCTGAGAAGTTGATTGTTCCAATCCCATTGTTAACCTCATATTTTTTGTCAAACAACAAACTTCACAATATTTCCAGAGGACAGAAGAATTTATCGAAGCCATCACAATCTCAGCACGAGAACCTTTCGGAATAACTGGCAAGACTTGCCTGAAATCACCACCGAGAACAACCACCTTCCCACCAAAAGGTAAATCTTTATTCCTATCAGAGACCGAAACCATTATATCACGTAATGTCCTATCGAGTGCTTCAAAAGCCAACTTGTTAGTCATCGGTGCCTTATCCCAAATAATCAAATCGGCCAATCGGACTACCTCAGCTTTTGCACTATCCTTCTTAATCCGACAAACAGTTTCTTCAGTCAGCTCAATAGGAATATTGAACATAGAGTGAGCCGTCTTACCACCAGGTAACAACAGAGAAGCAATACCACTAGAAGCAACATTTATAACAATCCTTTTCTCAGATCGCAATCGAGCTGACAAAACCATGTATAAAAAAGTTTTTCCAGTGCCACCAAAGCCATAAACAAAAAAGAATCCGTGCCTCTTATTCAAAATGCAATCAATAATTTTATCATAGACCACCCTCTGTTCTTCATTTAACTTTACGACATTTGCATCATGCTCACGAGTCAAAGAAACAGTGTCATACTGCAACTCACGCAGCAACAACAAGTTGCTAAATTGAGACACTAGAGAGTTATTAGGAACTGGCATACCGGCATAATTTCTCAATGATTTTCCATTACTCTGCAATAGTCTCTCAATTTCTAACAAACAAAATGTTTGCAATTCGTCCTGACTCATCATTAAATCTAcatttaacaataattaataaatattagcACGATAACATAATTTCTGCACTGTCTAAGTTCATGTGTGTCTGCTTATCACATAATAAAATCACCATAAACAAAATTCTTACCAGGATATTGCAGCTCATGCCTTCTACGATAGAGAATATCATCAGACAAATAGGCCCAAGTTTGTTCCCACACTGACAGAGGCCTTCCCATGGAACCAGATAACAACAATATCACAAAAAACCTCCTTAGCTGGGCAGCGGACGCTACCTCGGCAACTTCCTTAATCGCAGAAACATACTCCTTATCATCTATCAAGAATCCCATGGCAGAACATGCCTCCTGAAATGTATCATAAGTAACACCATTCACAGTTCGTATACTCCGAAAACTGGTACAACCTCTCTGCACATTCAAAAGCATCCGCATATAGAAAAGTTCACCAGATGACGGATGAGCAAAACTCAATCTTCCAATTGAAAATCCCCTCTGCCTCGGCTTCGACTCCCTACTGTTCAAACAATAGACAAATTTTCCTGGATATTCAACATATGTTAAAGACCGGCCATCTGGAAACCGTCTATTCTCCATCATCCAACCTATAAACATCGTCAACAAATCTTTGTTGTGCAAATAAACATGAGTGGTGATATCAGCATCATCGAATACAACATGCTGCTGGTTCGGCAAGTGAAAAGTCAACCTCTGTACTGACGGCCATCTATGATGAATATCATAAGCTAAAATTCTCCACATGGATTCAGACGGTGATAAATAACGACAGTCATAATACTGCTTGATCTCATCAACTACCTGAGAAGATTCCCCAACATAATGTGTTTCTCCAACAGTTGCAGTCACCCGATCCGGACCCTTATTGATATACTTAAAAAGATACTTGATGACGTTTGACTTGTTACAGAACTCAAGATTTATGTGAGCTTGATATTTCATTAACAGTAGTGGATTATAAGGCACAACAAATCTATTGTCAATATCAACGTCATTGATCTTCACTGTCACACCCATATTACGACGTCTATAAATCGGATAGCCATCTTCATCAAAGCTCGTCTGATCAACAAATCTTTTCGGATAAAATTTTGAGCACTTACCATCTTTCATGCAAGGAGAACTCGGTCTAAGAAGACCGCAAGGACCATGGATCATGTACTTGGTGACAACATTATAAAGAGATGGAAACTTCTGTGGATTGGGTAGTTCAGCACAGATGAATTCATCAACAATTTCAACACTTTGCAAGTTGCTTTCCCCGTTAAGCCATAGTAACATGTGTGCATGCGGTAGACCTCTTTTTTGGAACTCAATAGTATACATGcctaaaaaacacaaaaaacaaCATAAAGAAGCCAGACAACTACATCTACAAAAACAACAGACAGAAATTGAAATGCTAAGCAAGAAAGGAACATACCTGCATTAAGTGGACCAAAAAATACACCTTTCTTGAGATCGCTTAGTAGGCATTTCAACTTAGCATGAAAAACCCGGCAAGAAATATCAGGACGATCAGCGATGGGAATTCGCTCTCGCTCCGTGAACCGCTGAAATTCAGGCCAATTTGGATTACACGTAATAGTAAGAAATAAATCTGGATAGCCAAAATGTTTACAGATTGCCATCGCATCCTGACAACGATTAAACATATAACGTCTACCACCAGTGAACGAAGAAGGCAAGATGACTCGTGTCCCAATTGAAGAAGCTTCATCGTCACTACGACGCATAGCCTCTTCTATTCCTTGAAGCACTTCTCCTCTAATTGTACTTTGCTTCATCCTAATCTCATACAATCTCTGGGACTCAATCATCGTGAAACAATCAACAACAAATTGTTGAAATAATCGCCTACACTTGTGAATAATTCCATCTTCTTTCTCCCTAATTTGCAAACGAAAACATATGAATTCCCTAAGAGAAACCCTTGTTCTTCTTCCAGGAACATATCCCTCCTGTTGACCTCGATATGGAATATTCAACTGGTAACCATCCTCGCCATATGGAAACAACAACAGATACTGTAAAGGCCAATACAGAGCATGAGTTTCATAGATACGTTGCAACTGACCAGTAGTAGATCGAACAATAATGTCACGACCATGATCCGACGAATCAAAATCTCCAACAATCAGAGCAGCAACTTCATCACAAGAGGGAGGATTGTAATTTCTTCGATCAACCTTCCTATGCGAATACAACTTCAAAGAGAATATCTCGGATGGATGACACTGATAAAATTCTCTGACTCTTCGAAATGACTGTGCTATGACATTATGAGTATCAATCATTTGCAATAACTCAATTATCAATTCTTCATCCATCTCAGATGTTTGCCTAAAACAAATATACATTAACcacaaaatatatttaaaaccACACAAGATACAATTTCAATATGTTTTGATAAATCATTATCAACCAAAAATGATTAATAACACATTATAACGggaataaaacacaaaataactatCCAGTGACAGATATAAACATGTTTTTCAACACAAATAACATTAAAACATcaaggagataaaataaaaaaagattaacaacaaaaattcaaacacaCATACCGAAAGATTTCCCGCCTATGCATTATCTCATGCTGAGTGTCGTATATATATAATTGCGCAAATTTAGGCTTCTGACCAGGATCGGGGAGCAAACTTCCAATCCGATGATAATTTTGACCAGTTATTATAAACTGCGGTGGACCACTCCCATCATTCACTGAATCCAATACCTTACCACCAAGAGACGTGAAGGCAAACATACTGTTATAGGATCGAATATTTTTTTGGAAATACAAACTCTTCCTATCATGTCCattaatcaaattatataaCAGATCTGGGGGCTTTTGAAGATAAGGTAATTGAATTTTCCCTTTTGAGCAACAAACAGTAAAAACAGGTCGACTAATTGTAAATCTCTTTCAACACGTTCTGATAACCAGAAACACGCCCCACAGATTGAGCATTCATAGTTAGGATCACCAACATCAAGACaacctaataaaaaataaacaagaaaaaaacatgcataagaataaatttttttttatctgaGTTAGATGCCATGAAAGAGATTGAACATAAAATGAATAAACCATTAGCTTattgatataatatataataaataattgactcgtttaaattttgtgaaaagAATATATAGGAAAACActatttctattttatactGCCTGAATAATATCTCATCACAGAAGCAGAATGGAATCTattaaaactaactaaataagattttaatttgagtattattgaataataaataatttaagaaAGAGAGCGTACCTTGTATCTCACTTTGCAAGAATAGCGGATGATCAATAAGAGAAGCAACTTGACTTAATGAATTTATCGAAGGATCATATATTTCTGATTGGTCTATATCATccattttaatttaaattaatagaaatttatgtaaatatatatttaacaaccaaatataaaaaaaattcatgatCAAATAAGGAATGAATTGATTACTTAATAATCAACAAAAAATtgaacataaaaaatataataaactaCAAAAATCAATATAAAGAAAcattgatttattaaaaaacaaaatatagataaaatataaagcATATTCAAGAagagtttattttcttttttaatgttAGAATAGACTTTGCttcattatttaaattattcataCTAATTATGTAAGTTTATATTATATAATCCAAATCACAATTAGAAATattgttgtatttttttatactttaatGACTTTATTGATAAATAGCAttttccaaattttttaaagaactcccttttttctttcttattttaattgagTCATTACACCATTTTTTTCCTTAAATAGTTTTAAAggctttgtttttcttttaattgaattcatggagatatttttttttaaatacatccTAATACAATTGACCAAATCAATACCAATAATAACcctaataaaaaaatgaagttTGTTTGAGGAAATATGATTGAAACAAAAAAGATATTATATAAACCTAACAGGAAATTTCAAGATTTAGAGGACCAAtggagtaattaatt
This window contains:
- the LOC130974507 gene encoding uncharacterized protein LOC130974507 produces the protein MFAFTSLGGKVLDSVNDGSGPPQFIITGQNYHRIGSLLPDPGQKPKFAQLYIYDTQHEIMHRREIFRQTSEMDEELIIELLQMIDTHNVIAQSFRRVREFYQCHPSEIFSLKLYSHRKVDRRNYNPPSCDEVAALIVGDFDSSDHGRDIIVRSTTGQLQRIYETHALYWPLQYLLLFPYGEDGYQLNIPYRGQQEGYVPGRRTRVSLREFICFRLQIREKEDGIIHKCRRLFQQFVVDCFTMIESQRLYEIRMKQSTIRGEVLQGIEEAMRRSDDEASSIGTRVILPSSFTGGRRYMFNRCQDAMAICKHFGYPDLFLTITCNPNWPEFQRFTERERIPIADRPDISCRVFHAKLKCLLSDLKKGVFFGPLNAGMYTIEFQKRGLPHAHMLLWLNGESNLQSVEIVDEFICAELPNPQKFPSLYNVVTKYMIHGPCGLLRPSSPCMKDGKCSKFYPKRFVDQTSFDEDGYPIYRRRNMGVTVKINDVDIDNRFVVPYNPLLLMKYQAHINLEFCNKSNVIKYLFKYINKGPDRVTATVGETHYVGESSQVVDEIKQYYDCRYLSPSESMWRILAYDIHHRWPSVQRLTFHLPNQQHVVFDDADITTHVYLHNKDLLTMFIGWMMENRRFPDGRSLTYVEYPGKFVYCLNSRESKPRQRGFSIGRLSFAHPSSGELFYMRMLLNVQRGCTSFRSIRTVNGVTYDTFQEACSAMGFLIDDKEYVSAIKEVAEVASAAQLRRFFVILLLSGSMGRPLSVWEQTWAYLSDDILYRRRHELQYPDLMMSQDELQTFCLLEIERLLQSNGKSLRNYAGMPVPNNSLVSQFSNLLLLRELQYDTVSLTREHDANVVKLNEEQRVVYDKIIDCILNKRHGFFFVYGFGGTGKTFLYMVLSARLRSEKRIVINVASSGIASLLLPGGKTAHSMFNIPIELTEETVCRIKKDSAKAEVVRLADLIIWDKAPMTNKLAFEALDRTLRDIMVSVSDRNKDLPFGGKVVVLGGDFRQVLPVIPKGSRAEIVMASINSSVLWKYCEVCCLTKNMRLTMGLEQSTSQELRSFSDWILQIGEGRCGTVVNDKLFVEIPSDLIIPVLENPVEDIVNTIYPNLVQNFRDPSFFQDRAILAPTVDNVEEINNYIVDLLPGEEKNYLSADSICGSDVYSDVDVDWINVEFLNQIRCSGLPNHSLKLKIGVPIILLRNIDPVGGLCNGTRLVCEI